The following is a genomic window from Sebastes umbrosus isolate fSebUmb1 unplaced genomic scaffold, fSebUmb1.pri S35, whole genome shotgun sequence.
ACTCTGTCTTATGCTTAGAGTCAGACATCAGGAAAGCACAGACCAACAAAGAAGTAGTATTAGCTATCTTCTTTGATATGGAAAAAGCATATGATATGCTCTGGAAAGAAGGGTTACTCATTAAATTGAATTCATTGGGAATTGGTGGTAGAGCATATAATTGGGTGAAGGACTTTTTATTTGACAGGAAAATACAGGTAAGAGTAGATGCAGAATATtcaaatgtatatacagtggaTAATGGAACTCCACAAGGTAGTGTATGTAGTCcgttattattcaatataatgaTCAATGATAGATTTTCTCAGGTTGAGCTAAATATAGGAAAGTCTATGTACGCAGATGATGGAGCTCTTTGGATAAGAGGCCGCAATGTATCATTTGTTAAGAAGAAAATGCAAGCTGCAATAGCTGAGGTGGAGAAATGGGCAAACAAATGGGGATTCAAGTTATCAGTAGCAAAAACACAAGTTATTTGTTTCTTAAAACGGAGTAAAATCACACCCATTTCCCTAAAACTGTATGATCAACCTCTGGAGCAAGTCAAAGCTGTTCGATTTCTGGGGATTTGGTTTGATGAAAAGCTCACATGGAACATTCATTTAGATAAAATCAGGAGcaaatgtaaaaaagtcatcAATATACTGCGTTGTTTGACAGGACAGGAGTGGGGAGCAAGTAGAGCATCTTTACAACATATATACTGGGCTCTCATGAGATCTGTCCTTGACTATGGGTGTGTAGCTTACATGTCAGCAGCAGAATCAAACCTCAAGAAATGAGATGTACTGCAAGCTCAGGCTTTGAGAACCATTAGTGGATCATTCAGAACATCTCCGGTATCAGCAATGCAAGTGGAAGTGGGAGAGATGCCCCTACGGATTAGAAGAATAAAATGAATGCTGGCATACTGGGTTAATCTTCAGGGGCATTATGAAACTCACCCTACCAAAAGTGTTTTGACAGACTGCTGGGAACATAAGCTTTGGGTGGGTAGGTGATGCAAAGGCAGAAAACATAGGGTTATGTCAATTCCAATATTGCTCTACAGTTTCAGTTTCCTCCATTCCTCCCTGGTTATTCCCCTTACCAAGTGTTGACCTCAATATACAGCAGGAATTGAAGGAGAAGTCAAAGAAAATTCCAGCATGGCGCATAGTCCAGAATTATTCTGATCAGCACTTCACAGACTCCGTGTTCTTATTTACAGACAGCTCCAAAGATCCTGAGACAGGGTGTGCAGGTGCAGCAGTTTATATCCCGGTGAGTTAGACCTACATCAGGAAAAGAGTATCAGATCATGTGTCAGTATATACTACAGAAATATTGGCAATATTAttggccctgcagtggatagaGGAGAGGGAAATAACAAACACCGTTATTGCATCTGACAGTTTTTCAGCACTCACAAGCATAGGATCTGGTAGATCATCAGTCAGAACGGatttaattaatgaaatatttctCATTATGTATAGGATGGAAATAAAAGGCACAGGTACACGATTCATATGGGTTCCTGCTCATGTTGGTGTGGAAGGAAATGAGCAGGTAGACATCCTGGCCAAACAAACACTAAGAATTAAGAATATAGAATTACAAATTCCATTAAGTAAAGCTGAGGCTAAACCATTCATCAAGAACTATGCACAAGAAGTATGGCAGGAGTACTGGGATGAGCAGGAAACTGGAAGGcatatgtacaatatacagaAACATGTTGGAGCAGGGAGAAAGGTGGGCTGGAAAAGAAGGGAAGAAAATATCATCACTCGACTAAGAATCGGACATACAGGTCTTAATCAAACATTATATcgaataggcaagcacccaactgggaaATGTACACACTGTAACCAGCCAGAAACTGTTGAACACGTACTGATACACTGCAGGAATTACACTATCCAGAGGAATCACCTTTTTCAGACACTAAGGAAGGCAAAACATCAGGACTTTTCAGtgtcaggtctattggggaatAAAGCAGATAATATAGacagtgaaattattcagtttttgagaaaaactgatttagttaaaagaatctagagttttcattattattatttttttttagttctattttgtttctgcacaatcttctgttccacactccagtccagatggaggcggtaatgcacctctaagatggtttgccaaccgccaataaacaccaaagaagaagaagaagaagaagaagaagagctgtaGGAGGCGTCTGAGCTCCATCTGTCTCTGCTGACCAACAACAAACTGCTGCTCCTGGTAACTGATGACTCATCAGCAGCTCtctttctgattggctgctgactgaacaggaagtgaaagtAAAGAGTCGGGACTTTCCAGAAACACTGGCtgttttcgaaaccgcatactatactagtagtacgtactgatttggccaaaatgtagtatgtagtatgcagtatgcagtatgcagtatgcagtatgcagtatgcagtatgcagtatgcagtatgcagtatgtcgTATGTAGTATGCGGTATGCGGTATGCGGTATGCGGTATGCAGTATGCGGTATGcggtatgcagtatgcagtatgtagtatgtagtatgcagtatgcagtatgcagtatgcagtatgcagtatgcagtatgtagtatgtagtatgtagtatgtagtatgtagtatgcgaacaaaagcaaaattctCCAGtctgcatcggaccagtctatctcacctactgtatcccacaatgcaaagcgccggAACAGCACAGGCTACGGGTAAACAACAGCAGCCAGAAGCTGCTGTTGTTTACGTTTTTTGTAGccatttcatcactaaactcacTTCTGAcagtttttgaggcgagaaatcaactgtgtagattattaatatcggcagttttacgaagttagatggcgaatcgaacatttgttccaccgttgtcggagtttagaagctccacagaaTACCGTGACAGCCAGCGAGCGCCTGCCCGGGTCGCTGCCAGCAagccgggtagtcacgctcagagaccgctatgagctgctggagctcactcCGGTCTCGTAGAccagaggcttttatttccttgttgacggatagtttgtttaaatatcacaacacagatgtgcattataaatgaacaggaacctgtgtttatctgcctttatGGAGTtcaaaagctccacaatcgcccgcaggcgtagctcgctggagagccggccagtgacgctcacagagcggctgcagagcagcagagtggcgagagAAAGAGCAGCTTCTGACGGAGCAGagattcctgctgagacaacatgacacttttttaacatttctctaatatctggaggagatcagtccacttttttttgctgtaactgaaaaagcagtttgagtaactagtaaatgttgtggatcaatattttatatttcccgtctctcctcgttgatgatcctgtttgtcggacttcattatgagctgttagaataaatagtttaaacctgcagtatcttataaagtaaacaagcagaacatagtcaacaaaatcaaagttgtattttttgataatactgtaatagtggtacaagtttgtttttttgtcctgtgcttcaagagctggtttaaagactAAAGCCTCatctagcatactgctaaatacatcactttaactgtcacatactgcatactactcaggagcgcagtatgcagtatgtactgcatactgcgctcctcagtagtatgcagcatgcggtttcgaatacagccagaGTTCAGGAGTCTGAAGAaaaaccagagaagaagaacactaaacaacacacacacacacacacacacacactcacacacacacactcacacacacactcacacacacactcacacacacacacacacacacacacacacacacacacacacacacacacactcacacacacactcacacacacacacacacacacacacacacacacacactcacacacacacactcacacacacacacacacacacacacacacacacacacacacacacactcacacacacacacacacacacactcacacacacacacacacacacacactcacacacacacacacacgcacgcacgcacacacacacacacacacacacacacacacacaccctctctctctctctctctcctgattGATGTAGTAACGTGTCGTCTCTTCTAGTGTTAATAAAGTTTATAAAGTTCACTGCAGTGACACACTGGACCTCCTCTACTCAGCATGCACtgatgataaatatatatataataataatatatataatgctcctggtagggtctccccAGACTAAGTGGTCCCAGTGGAGGGGCCAGACTAAGTGGTCCCAGTGGAGGGGCCAGACTAAGTGGTCCCAGTGGAGAGGCCAGACTAAGTGCTCCCAGTGGAGGGGCCAGACTAAGTGGTCCCAGTGGAGGGGCCAGACTAAGAGAGATCTAAAGACCCTGATGAAACGGACCAGACGGACTTGTGTGACCTCACCCAGACCAGGACAGACCGGGCCCCTCCTGGAGCCAGACCTGGGAGGGgagcgtctggtggccgggTCTTGGCCCACGGGGTCCTGCCGGGTCTTGGCCCACGGGGTCCTGCTGGGCTTTGGCCCATGGGGTCCCGCCGGGCTTTGGCCCATGGGGTCCTGCCTGGTCTTGGCCCACGGGGTCCTGCCGGGATTTTGGCCCACGGGGTCCCGCTAGGCACAACCCGAAACAGCTACATGGAGCCGCCCCCCTGCGGGCCCACCACCTGCAGGGCTAGGCATCGGGGTCGGGTGCAGTGTGAGCCGGGCGGCAGGTAAAGACTCTCATACTGGTTCTAGGTACAcagaacgtcacctctctggtGGGTAAAGAACCGGAGCTGGTACGAGAGGTGGAGCGGAACCAACTAGATATAGTTGAGCTCACCTCCACGCAGAGCTCTGGTTCTGGAACCATAGATCATTAATAGGTCATTAATAGATCATTAATAGATCATTAATAGATCATTAATAGATCATTAATAGGTCATTAATAGATCattaatagattattaatagattattaataggtcattaatagattattaatagattattaataggtcattaatagattattaatagattattaatagatcattaataggtcattaatagattattaataggtcattaatagattattaatagattattaatagatcattaataggtcattaatagattattaataggtcattaatagattattaatagatcattaatagatcattaatagattattaatagattattaatagatcattaataggtcattaatagattattaatagatcattaatagattattaatagatcagtaatagattattaatagatCAGTAATAGATCAAtaatagattattaatagatCATTAATAGATCAGtaatagattattaatagatCAGTAATAGATCAAtaatagattattaatagatCATTAATAGATCAGtaatagattattaatagatCAGTAATAGATCattaatagattattaatagatCATTAATAGGTCATTAATAGGTCattaatagattattaatagatCATTAATAGGTCATTAATGGATTATTAATAGATCattaatagattattaatagattattaatagatcattaataggtcattaatagattattaatagatcattaatagattattaatagatcagtaatagattattaatagatcattaataggtcattaatagattattaatagatcattaatagattattaatagatcagtaatagattattaatagatCAGTAATAGATCAAtaatagattattaatagatcattaatagattattaatagattattaatagatcattaataggtcattaatagattattaatagatcagtaatagattattaatagatCAGTAATAGATCAAtaatagattattaatagatCATTAATAGATCAGtaatagattattaatagatCAGTAATAGATCAGTAATAGATCattaatagattattaatagatCATTAATAGGTCATTAATAGGTCattaatagattattaatagatcattaataggtcattaatagattattaatagatCATTAATAGGTCATTAATAGATCATTAATAGATCattaatagattattaatagattattaatagatcagtaatagattattaatagatCATTAATAGATCAGTAATAGATCattaatagattattaatagatcattaatagatcattaatagatcattaatagattattaatagattattaatagattattaatagatCATTAATAGGTCATTAATAGATCATTAATAGATCATTAATAGATCATTAATAGGTCATTAATAGATCATTAATAGATGATTAATAGATGATTAATAGGTCATTAATAGATCATTAATAGGTCATTAATAGGTCATTAATAGATCATTAATAGGTCATTAATAGATCATTAATAGATCATTAATAGGTCATTAATAGGTCATTAATAGGTGAAGCACCAGGCTGAGTGGTGGATGGAAGGAGTCCATCTgagctcttctgtctctctgcttcttctctGGTAACTGATGACTCATCAGCAGCTCtctttctgattggctgctgacgTGGAAGTGAAAGTAAAGAGTCGGGACTTTCCAGAGACGCTGCTGTGTTCAGGTGCTGCAGGAAAACTCCCACGAGTCCTCACACGACGTGACTGTTCCAGCTGACCGTCAGTGTGTGAGAGGTGAGCGTGGTAAAGTCCGGGCTTTGCAGGGGCTCCTGAAGGCATCGTGTGGTCAGACTGGTTCTGGTGGTGAACAGAGAACGAAGACACTAAAACACAACCTGTCTCCTGTTGACACAAACTGTCCCGGGTCACCAAACCGACACAAACTGTCCCGGGTCACCAAACCGACACAAACTGTCCCGGGTCACCAAACCGACACAAACTGTCCCGGGTCACCAAACCGACACAAACTGTCCCGGGTCACCAAACCGACACAAACTGTCCCGGGTCACCAAACCGACACAAACTGTCCCGGGTCACCAAACCAACACAAACTGTCCCGGGTCACCAAACCAACACAAACTGTCCCGGGTCACCAAACCAACACAACCTGTCTCCTGTTGACACAAACTGTCCCGGGTCACCAAACCGACACAAACTGTACCGGGTCACCAAACCAACACAAACTGTCCCGGGTCACCAAACCAACACAAACTGTCCCGGGTCACCAAACCAACACAAACTGTCCCAGGTCACCAAACCGACCTGTCTCATGTTGGACAGGTTCTCTCTTCTATGGACACTTTTTATCTCACGTTGTTTCACTGCTGCCTTTAATACAACAGATACACACTAAATACACACATCATGAGAATAACAAGTAAAATATTAATGTTTGTTATAttgtttatgttaaatgtacctgtgagggtttctggacattgatttgtgttgatcattgattcacaataataaatatatacatagatttacataaagcagtatattagtccatgttgatgagagtattaaatactctcctttaatctccttttaaggttcaTCATGAACAGATTAAACATGACAGATTGATTAGTGATTGATCATGATGAACTACTTTAATTATTACCAGCTGTAGTTTAaagctggtgtttgtgtccagtgTCAGATAAACACCAGGctccactaatattattattattattactattattattattattattattattattattactattattactaatattattattattattattattattattattactattattactaatattattattattattactattattactaatattattattattattattactattattattattattattactattattactattattattattattactattattattattattactattattattattattattactattattactattattactattattattattattattattattactattattattactattattattattattattattattattattattattactattattattattattactattattattattattattattattactattattattactattattattattattattattattactattattattactattattattattattattattattattattattattattattattattattattattattattattattattctattagtAGAATTAGATTGTAGAGGAGGCTGCTGGTTGTTTCTGACTGGACCTCCAGAGTGTTAGAGAACCAGAACATTTACTGATTAAAGATAACAGATACTGATTTCCTAAATTCACACCATGTTGTAATCTAATGATATGTCCATATCTGTTGGTGTTTAGTCTTTATATCGTCCTGTTTAGTGTCCTGCTCGctgcacacagagagatgaACATACTGACGGGTTATAGTCAGTAAAGAATCACAGActgaggattattattattgattattatatattatataatatcagACATTCAAACTACAGTTTAACTCCACTTCACTCTGTAATGATCAATAAAGAAACTAAACTCAGAGATCATCACAACTAACTCAGTATCAACATGATGTCactggatgaatggatgaatatatctatagatagatagatagatagatggatggatggatggacggacggacggacggacggacggacggacggacggacggacggacggacggacggacggacagatagatagatggatggatggatagatagatagatggatagatagataggtagcctctccggtagagcttttgctgcgggggtctacctggaGCCGCTGCTCCGtacacaccggctgtgacggctccatccacctcgtGGTGATTAcatcattaacgttatggttcccttatagcgtcacgtcgcccgctcctcatttgcataaactaGACCAGAGGTTCTCAACCTTTAGTAACTTGAGGCTCATGTCTGATTGTTAAAAGAAATGAGAAACTGGGCTGTAAACATGTGTTATATAACCGTCAGCTGTTCTGACCCACATTGACCTCCAGCtcaccctcacccatcactatCTCCTCACCACACACTGGGGAGCTTTACTGGAGCAGCGTGGTCTCCAGTCACTCCATTCTGTGTCACTGCATCTGAGAcatacatgtctgtaaagaggagactcgtgggtacccatagaacccatttacattcacacatctggaggtcagaggtcaaggggcccctttgaacatggacatgacagtttgtcctctccaacatttagagtaagtttggagcgttatttaacctcttcatgaccagctagtctgacatggttggtaccgatggatccatCAGGTTCTACAGTTTGCTATGATACCAGGATTCatcctctagctttaaaacccgccCACTACGACCTCTGGAGAACAGATCAGCGACCGTTGGATTTTGAAGAAGTTAAACTAACCATTTGTCAGCACCTCCGCGGCCCACCAGGTGGTGCTCTGAGGTCCACTAGGTGgaagcgttaacttagcagttacgatgctgcgttcactgtctccagttcaccgtccgggagcgttaacttagcagctacgatgctgcgttcactgtctccagttcaccgtccgggagcattaacttagcagctacggtgctgcgttcactgtctccagttcaccgtccgggagcgttaacttagtagctacgatgctgcgtgtagtgtcgcggacatgcagccactttcccagtaaaagtctccaccgcacatttagtttagttcagcaggttgtccgctgtgtgtctgcctggatTAACGATAGCAAGCGTCCGACAGacagtgtgagtgtttgtgctacgttagcatctcTAGCGTTGCCGGTGGATCCGTGCTCGCtgtagtcacacacatacgctccGTCAGCGCGGCGTCACTTTAGAgagtttccgacagaccgtgtgtgtgttgttggtggtgttgtagctgtgaacgtagctgtagcagaccgTGTTTATCTGAAGGTGAATAAAtactacgaggctacaactatagacgggagccaacttcctgtatctgtaacgccgcctcagactctcttaaggtggactgttaaggtggaccagctttccTCCTTCAAGAGACGagtttattaacatttcttttaaccgatagtgttaatcagttaagatgcttaatgtgggttaacggttaagatgcttaatgtgggttaacggttaagatgcttaatgtgggttaacggttaagatgcttaatgtgggttaacggttaacggttaacggttaacggttatCGGTTAACGGGTAATTGTGAACATCCCTGGTGGAGAGCGCCGCCACATGGACGAGGACCGGCTGGTTAGTGGAGATGAAATGAGACAGTCAGTCGTCCCGGATGGAGACGAGGACATTCACTTGATTACTGTCCCTCTGAGCAGCGGGGACGCTCTCAGGTATAGACTGTACGTAGCGTCCACCACAGAGACATGAGACATGAGGAGCAGCTACCTGGAGACAGAGGATATGAGCAGCACCTCCCTGACGGTGAGAGacgatggagaggagaggaggcgtcTCTCCAGCAGCTCACTCAGTGGTCTTTAATGTAACGTCTAGAGATCAGGTGAACTCTCTCACCTCTTCACCTGTTGGATGGTTGTGTTCAGTAGAAACATGATGATGGGAGTTCCACTCTCTGAGAGGGGACTTTACTTCACATTCCTGACTCTGGAAAAGACTACATATTactattatattcatattatcTTCATCTTTGGTATCACTGTATTTAATCTGACATGTTGGAGATGAAACTGAATTCAACGTTTACGTTTTAAAGACTTTACTTTGAAAAACTCAGAATGATACAAAGTTTCAATctaacctttattttgaaaagcctctATGGATCCAGTATTGATTATTGATCTGCAGCTGtcatcatgtctgtaaagtgcaGTTgatgtgagcagcagcagcagcagcagcagacggcCTCTACCTGGTAACACATGACAGcacgtctctctgctctctgattggctgctgctctctgtgtgtctaagagatcagctgctgctgctggagttaCTGTCAGTCTCCTCAGACGGGTTCAGGTCTACAGACGGGTTCAGGTCTACAGACGGGTTCAGGTCTACAGAGAGTCTACAGACGGGTTCAGGTCTACAGACGGGTTCAGGTCTACAGACGGGTTCAGGTCTACAGACGGGTTCAGGTCTACAGACGGGTTCAGGTCTACAGAGAGTCTACAGACGGGTTCAGGTCTACAGACGGGTTCAGGTCTACAGACGGGTTCAGGTCTACAGACGGGTTCAGGACCACAGACGGGTTCAGGTCCACAGACGGGTTCAGGTCCACAGACGGGTTCAGGTCTACAGACGGGTTCAGGTCTACAGACGGGTTCAGGTCTACAGAGAGTCCTCAGACGGGTTCAGGTCTACAGACGGGTTCAGGTCTACAGAGAGTCTACAGACGGGTTCAGGTCTACAGACGGGTTCAGGTCTACAGACGGGTTCAGGTCTACAGAGAGTCTACAGACGGGTTCAGGTCTACAGACGGGTTCAGGTCTACAGACGGGTTCAGGTCTACAGACGGTCTACAGACGGGTTCAGGTCTACAGACGGATTCAGGTCTACAGAGAGTCCTCAGACGGGTTCAGGTCTACAGACGAGTTCAGGTCCACAGACGGGTTCAGGTCTACAGACGGGTTCAGGTCTACAGACGGGTTCAGGTCTACAGAGAGctgctgatgaagatgaagatgatgaagatgatcgTGGTCCTCGTCCTCTCTGGTGTCCTCTGTGTCTCAGCAGAAGGTAAGATCCTGTCTCACATTGATAACTGACTGATCAACAGACCATCAGACTGATAACTGACTGAACAACAGACCATCAGACTGATAACTGACTGATCAACAGACCATCAGACTGTTAACTGACTGAACAACAGACAGTGTGTCAGTAGCtgatctttctgtttctcttcaggTCTACATCAGGACATTGCTATCACCGGCTGTTCAGACGTTGATGGAGAGAAGATGTTTGGACTGGATGGTGAAGAGGTCTGGTACGCAGACTTCAAGAACAACAGAGCAGTCGAGCCTCAGCCCAGTTTTGTAGATCATATGAGCTACCAAGAAGGAACTTTCGAATCTGCTAAGGCTAATCTACAGATCTGCAGATCAAACCTTCAAATTGATCGTAGAGCCTTCAAGGACTTCCCCCAGGAGAAGGGTAAAGACTAACTCGTGTCATTCTTCTCTCTGATCTGTCTCCAGCTGTTTAAATTAACAGTCACATTAACTGATGTCTTCCTGTCATTAACAGAATACACTttcatgtatatgtgtgtgtgtgtgtgtgtgtgtatatgtatatgctagcgtgttagcatgctagcattaTCTACCTGTCAGTAACAGAGTCCAGGTGAGGCTGATGAACATCTTCAGTTCTGCAGGTTTCTGGTTATAAACTAAACTATTaacaggttaccatggtgacctgatggtggcgctacagaGGAGAAGGCAGAGGGTCATTAGAGTTCTGATGGTTCATCCTGAAGGGAACATGAATGATGGAACTCATTTCATCAACATCCACACAAACAGTCCTTTCCTTCAGTGCTGCCAAACAAACCCCCTCATTCATTTCTCCTTATGTACAAGTTATATATTATCACCTGATCTACGACTCACAGGCTGAGCTGTCATTGTTCGTCTGTATATACGTCCTCTCCTTGTCTGTATATacgtcctctccttgtctctatATACGTCCTCTCCTTGTCTGTATATacgtcctctccttgtctctatatacgtcctctccttgtctctatATACAACCTCTCCTTGTCTGTATATACGTCCTCTCCTTGTCTGTATATacgtcctctccttgtctctatATACGTCCTCTTCTTGTCTCTATATacgtcctctccttgtctctatATACGTCCTCTTCTTGTCTGTATATACGTCCTCTCCTTGTCTGTATATACGCCTCTCCTTGTCTGTATATATGTCCTCTTCTTGTCTCTATATacgtcctctccttgtctctatATACGTCCTCTTCTTGTCTCTATATacgtcctctccttgtctctatatacgtcctctccttgtctctatATACGTCCTCTCCTTGTCTGTATATacgtcctctccttgtctctatatacgtcctctccttgtctctatatacgtcctctccttgtctctatATACGTCCTCTCCTTGTCTGTATATacgtcctctccttgtctctatatacgtcctctccttgtctctatatacgtcctctccttgtctctatATACGTCCTCTCCTTGTCTGTATATacgtcctctccttgtctctatATACGTCCTCTTCTTGTCTGTATATacgtcctctccttgtctctatATACGCCTCTCCTTGTCTGTATATATGTCCTCTTCTTGTCTCTATATacgtcctctccttgtctctatATACGTCCTCTTCTTATCTCTATATACGTCCTCTCCTTGTCTGTATATACGTCCTCTCCTTGTCTGTATATAcatcctctccttgtctctatATACGTCCTCTCCTTGTCTGTATATacgtcctctccttgtctctatatacgtcctctccttgtctctatATAcatcctctccttgt
Proteins encoded in this region:
- the LOC119484176 gene encoding uncharacterized protein LOC119484176 isoform X4: MGSRRALAHGVLPGLGPRGPAGILAHGVPLGTTRNSYMEPPPCGPTTCRARHRGRVQCEPGGRDQLLLLELLSVSSDGFRSTDGFRSTDGFRSTDGFRSTDGFRSTDGFRSTESLQTGSGLQTGSGLQTGSGLQTGSGLQTGSGLQRVYRRVQVYRRVQVYRRVQVYRESTDGFRSTDGFRSTDGFRSTDGLQTGSGLQTDSGLQRVHRRVQVYRRVQVYRRVQVYRELLMKMKMMKMIVVLVLSGVLCVSAEGLHQDIAITGCSDVDGEKMFGLDGEEVWYADFKNNRAVEPQPSFVDHMSYQEGTFESAKANLQICRSNLQIDRRAFKDFPQEKDAPSSPIVYTKDDVDLGQENILICHVTGFFPAPVNVSWTKNGEKVTVGTSINVPFPNKDGTFNQFSTLKFTPQLGDIYSCEVEHLALEQPLTRIWDVEVKLNVFCLQMWRSDSCLCVFSVSRCGEASARYWTISVLWTGSDGGSARCGCWNLLPHQRKRVQLIGWG
- the LOC119484176 gene encoding uncharacterized protein LOC119484176 isoform X17 translates to MGSRRALAHGVLPGLGPRGPAGILAHGVPLGTTRNSYMEPPPCGPTTCRARHRGRVQCEPGGRDQLLLLELLSVSSDGFRSTDGFRSTDGFRSTDGFRSTDGFRSTDGFRSTESLQTGSGLQTGSGPQTGSGLQTGSGLQTGSGLQRVYRRVQVYRESTDGFRSTDGFRSTDGFRSTDGLQTGSGLQTDSGLQRVHRRVQVYRRVQVYRRVQVYRELLMKMKMMKMIVVLVLSGVLCVSAEGLHQDIAITGCSDVDGEKMFGLDGEEVWYADFKNNRAVEPQPSFVDHMSYQEGTFESAKANLQICRSNLQIDRRAFKDFPQEKDAPSSPIVYTKDDVDLGQENILICHVTGFFPAPVNVSWTKNGEKVTVGTSINVPFPNKDGTFNQFSTLKFTPQLGDIYSCEVEHLALEQPLTRIWDVEVKLNVFCLQMWRSDSCLCVFSVSRCGEASARYWTISVLWTGSDGGSARCGCWNLLPHQRKRVQLIGWG